One genomic region from Equus asinus isolate D_3611 breed Donkey chromosome 10, EquAss-T2T_v2, whole genome shotgun sequence encodes:
- the SPATA31G1 gene encoding spermatogenesis-associated protein 31G1 has protein sequence MEWLLVGLLGAEGDRGLLWDQLIHVLTCRHCGSSCLQSPGNLVILFLFTVWQIRRWWQFGRWQQLQLWYSGNKMQGKGLLLLYHVAFLDHLWKQKSEEEEEEEDEEEESLDPLKPCSLPKEAPIEKQATTAPFQPSCGSEGLQKAIGTAEQVLMQTPTPSTSFPTFQILTNLPVRHKTASGSRLQQRKSQVFWGLPSLHSESLEAIFLSSGGPSPLKLSVGPSVFFNKLAFLPRSNLLLAQYCSPTQLPTHEVQTMKDLEGMAPDPRQLPLPSSPPLPSLSLHLKSFPMDHKGVLCRTEAHTQQLTRQREVPWVSEDQALHPQPKLQITRPSKFFPSSEVWWKVSWDSSLQQHILDSLSASLLYPSSLLGVMTSFQAPKASEPAMLAPSPIPASLPELQGVFPKGGLTGSKALWEIRKQKENPQISEPPMLVPCQSVDPMTEPQEYKTHWGTRGHKESPQAFEPPMPAPCQLPNSLSEPQKVSPEGGPSAPKDFWGTTGHRENPQASGSPMPALYPPSGPLPEFQVGSLLGDPSGYKPQWEQRENSGNPWVFVPLALDLNPGLCGTRPACVPEGSEIPCKGMQNRENLWVSADPVSSPRLPLASLLESLGMVPQGVLSESKALWETMGQRENLWTSESLSLAHSPSLAPILEPHRVNPVGGPTRSEAAGKDVEHSRNSWASEPSSLTLSPPSALVLEPLGVNPVGVLFDSEARCRDIQQRKKSWVSELSACSLPQDPDGASPLGVLSDSVPAGKDMKQKEIYCVPVSPLWGPSPPPNSMSKSHISEPLGDQPNCKPEEEAAEQREKRWATELPAPNPSSLPPPLPDPYIDFEFMWRNVQQRGIPQESSPPAVDPLQPIPWPLTLAEALKIEPNKTGLLKGEQLGAKAETPSSRGEAVPEVPSLSGIQAWHWSKELELRLKKLQQSLASRSPDPSQSFGSSCALSSTTLGTCTLSSCPLQEGRNPPKLCPHSSSCHAPKVQSTVTQPVQVSHCYHSHSSSHSQLQGSGRAAQGSQREERMKAKMVAQVSSQGPCVHMEPGENCLGLKQPSNPEVPASGKRQDKASAPSSAKKRDSPRKPKAGGHRGGDARLGSSTVTGKSHPAQARLAEASVSRLSQRSQHRDQSSRHTALLQQSHSKAVGPQGQRGPGLGAGDILNPQHCKHCPWAHMEKDLSSPTPQAPLSRGLQKVLAKFLGTHGPLPITSSQQKKGW, from the exons ATGGAATGGCTGCTAGTGGGCCTGCTTGGAGCTGAGGGGGACAGGGGACTTCTCTGGGACCAGCTGATCCATGTCCTGACCTGCAGACACTGTGGCAGCAGCTGCCTCCAGAGTCCAGGGAATCTGGTGATACTATTCTTGTTCACGGTTTGGCAGATCCGGAGGTGGTGGCAGTTTGGAAGGTGGCAACAGCTTCAGCTCTGGTACTCTGGGAACAAGATGCAAGGCAAG GGCCTACTGCTTCTGTACCATGTGGCTTTCCTTGATCACCTGTGGAAGCAGaagtcagaggaggaggaggaagaggaagatgaagaggaagaaTCTCTGGATCCACTGAAGCCATGTTCTCTTCCCAAAGAAGCTCCTATTGAAAAGCAAGCCACCACAGCCCCATTCCAGCCATCTTGTGGTTCTGAGGGCCTCCAGAAGGCCATAGGGACAGCAGAGCAAGTACTCATGCAGACCCCAACCCCTTCCACATCCTTCCCCACCTTTCAGATCCTGACCAACCTGCCCGTGAGGCACAAGACAGCATCAGGCAGTCGTCTACAGCAGAGGAAAAGCCAGGTCTTCTGGGGTCTCCCCTCTCTGCACAGCGAGTCTTTAGAGGCCATCTTCCTGAGCTCAGGTGGCCCCTCTCCCCTGAAGTTGTCTGTTGgtccttctgttttcttcaacAAACTTGCCTTCCTGCCTAGGTCCAACCTGTTGCTTGCCCAGTATTGCTCCCCAACCCAGCTTCCTACCCATGAAGTCCAGACTATGAAAGATCTGGAAGGAATGGCCCCTGATCCTCGGCAACTTCCCCTTccatcttcccctcctctcccatcaCTATCCCTCCATCTTAAGTCCTTTCCCATGGACCATAAGGGAGTCCTATGTCGCACTGAGGCACATACACAGCAGCTTACACGGCAGAGAGAAGTCCCTTGGGTCTCTGAGGATCAAGCCCTGCACCCACAGCCTAAACTCCAGATAACCAGACCCTCCAAGTTCTTCCCTTCATCTGAGGTCTGGTGGAAGGTGTCATGGGATTCCAGCCTCCAACAACACATTCTAGATtcactctctgcctctctgctgTATCCCTCTAGCCTTCTGGGAGTTATGACTAGTTTTCAGGCCCCCAAAGCCTCTGAGCCAGCAATGCTAGCTCCCAGTCCAATACCAGCCTCCCTGCCAGAACTCCAGGGAGTCTTCCCTAAAGGAGGCCTGACTGGATCTAAGGCCCTGTGGGAAAtcaggaagcagaaagagaatCCTCAGATCTCTGAGCCTCCAATGCTGGTCCCTTGCCAATCTGTAGACCCCATGACAGAGCCTCAAGAATATAAGACTCATTGGGGAACCAGAGGACATAAAGAGAGTCCTCAAGCATTTGAGCCCCCAATGCCAGCTCCCTGCCAACTCCCAAATTCTCTGTCAGAACCACAGAAAGTCAGCCCTGAAGGAGGACCTTCTGCACCTAAGGATTTCTGGGGAACCACGGGGCACAGAGAGAACCCTCAAGCCTCTGGGTCTCCAATGCCAGCCCTCTACCCTCCCTCAGGCCCCCTGCCAGAATTCCAAGTAGGCAGTCTGCTGGGAGATCCATCTGGATACAAGCCCCAgtgggaacaaagagaaaattcagGAAACCCTTGGGTCTTTGTTCCCCTAGCCTTGGACCTCAACCCAGGGCTCTGTGGAACCAGACCTGCATGTGTCCCAGAAGGATCTGAAATTCCATGCAAGGGCATGCAGAATAGAGAAAATCTTTGGGTCTCTGCAGACCCAGTATCATCTCCCAGACTTCCCTTGGCCTCTCTGCTGGAGTCCCTAGGAATGGTCCCACAGGGAGTCTTGTCTGAGTCTAAAGCTTTGTGGGAGACCATGGGACAGAGAGAGAACCTCTGGACCTCTGAGTCTCTATCCCTTGCCCACAGCCCATCTCTAGCTCCCATTCTAGAACCCCACAGAGTCAATCCTGTGGGAGGCCCCACTAGATCAGAAGCTGCAGGGAAGGACGTGGAGCATTCCAGGAATTCCTGGGCTTCTGAGCCTTCATCTCTGACCCTCAGCCCACCCTCAGCTCTTGTACTGGAGCCTCTTGGAGTTAACCCCGTGGGGGTCCTGTTTGATTCTGAGGCTAGATGTAGggacatacaacagagaaagaaatCCTGGGTCTCTGAGCTCTCAGCTTGCAGCTTACCCCAAGACCCAGATGGAGCTAGTCCCTTGGGAGTCCTGTCTGACTCTGTGCCTGCTGGAAAGGATATGAAGCAAAAGGAAATCTATTGTGTTCCTGTGTCCCCATTGTGGGGCCCCAGTCCACCCCCAAACTCTATGTCAAAGTCTCACATAAGTGAGCCTCTTGGAGACCAACCCAACTGTAAGCCTgaggaggaagcagcagagcagagagagaaacgCTGGGCCACTGAGCTCCCAGCCCCAAACCCCAGCTCACTCCCTCCTCCTCTACCAGATCCATACATTGACTTTGAGTTCATGTGGAGAAATGTGCAACAAAGAGGGATCCCTCAAGAATCCAGCCCTCCAGCAGTGGATCCCCTGCAGCCAATACCCTGGCCTCTCACCCTAGCTGAAGCTCTGAAGATTGAGCCCAACAAGACTGGCCTACTGAAGGGAGAGCAGTTAGGGGCTAAGGCAGAGACTCCATCCTCCCGGGGAGAGGCTGTCCCAGAGGTGCCCTCCCTCTCTGGGATCCAGGCCTGGCACTGGAGTAAAGAGTTGGAACTCAGACTGAAGAAACTGCAACAGAGCCTTGCTTCCAGATCCCCTGACCCAAGTCAATCATTTGGCAGCTCCTGTGCCTTGAGCTCCACAACTTTAGGCACATGCACACTCTCTTCCTGCCCCCTACAGGAAGGCAGGAATCCTCCCAAGCTGTGCCCTCACTCTTCAAGCTGCCATGCCCCTAAAGTTCAGAGCACAGTAACTCAGCCTGTCCAGGTCTCCCACTGTTATCATTCCCATTCCTCTTCCCATTCTCAGCTACAAGGATCTGGCAGGGCAGCACAAGGGtctcagagagaggaaagaatgaaggCGAAGATGGTGGCCCAGGTCTCATCCCAGGGGCCATGTGTTCATATGGAGCCTGGTGAGAACTGCCTAGGCCTGAAACAGCCCTCAAACCCTGAGGTTCCAGCCTCAGGCAAGAGACAGGACAAGGCTTCAGCCCCATCTTCAGCCAAAAAGAGAGACAGCCCCAGGAAACCCAAAGCAGGAGGCCACAGAGGAGGGGATGCAAGACTGGGGTCATCTACAGTTACAGGGAAGAGCCACCCAGCCCAGGCCAGATTAGCAGAGGCTTCTGTAAGCAGACTTTCCCAAAGATCTCAGCACAGGGACCAGAGCTCTCGACACACTGCTCTCCTCCAGCAGTCTCACTCCAAGGCTGTAGGTCCCCAGGGTCAACGAGGGCCAGGGTTGGGAGCTGGTGACATCCTGAACCCTCAGCACTGTAAGCACTGCCCTTGGGCCCACATGGAGAAGGATCTGTCCTCTCCCACACCTCAGGCTCCCCTTTCTAGGGGTCTCCAAAAGGTGTTAGCCAAGTTTCTGGGTACCCATGGACCCCTGCCCATCACATCCAGTCAGCAGAAGAAAGGCTGGTAA